In a single window of the Phycisphaerales bacterium genome:
- a CDS encoding S9 family peptidase: MFSTQRLTGRGIVVRELRSPRESTPAIVAASHVGYNGTVRGDNIPRHHGPFPEVEVMRLLRFRSRSFPSPAAFAAALVLLPLLGGCLQPTTTPAARLLELEDIYGRTALNFSGSYVRGLRWLPDGTHYLEVRNGLSMRVAAATGEAGPAYDYTAVQPALVNSGAFTAAEAYRFARRPTLHSADYEVLIFVHQGAIWRYDFADGLLLRLAEADPERELLTLSPDKQHLGFVHANDLYVLNMSHGSVQRLTHDGGDELYNGKLDWVYQEELYGRGNWRGYWWSEDGQTLAFLQLDERRVPVHTMVDHLPTPPELITLRYPKAGDANPVPRVGFVRPADGTLVWADLSAYDAENLLVLPPAWTPDGWFVAPMQDRTARWLELNLLHPGTGQRRVLVREEPPTAPAWVEHLGLPHWLPDGSFLWLSARDGWPHLYHYALDGTLRNRLTAGPWEVRDVKAVAHEAGWVYFSGTADTPIAEHLYRVPLAGGEIERLTAPGFHHSAVVAPQGQYFIDTFSNANTPPRVQLHTGTGALVRVLSDNPVALLAEYDLPAPEFLRITVDNGRTLNAMILRPPGRAPGERAPVVHFVYGGPHIPTVHDRWGGSSGMFQRMLAQHGYLVWVLDPHSASGEGWQSAWLAADRLGVTELEDLEAGLRWLGAHEAADLERVCILGHSYGGYLTCYALSRSVMFKLGLAAAPLTDWRNYDTIYTERFLRTPQENPDGYEVSSAVVSAENLRGRLLIAHGMLDENVHVQSTLQVADQLQRAGKPFDLMIYPRCDHGLSSNGGHWLRLRWEYIRDHL; this comes from the coding sequence ATGTTTTCGACACAGCGCTTGACAGGACGAGGCATTGTTGTACGTGAATTGCGCAGCCCGCGCGAGAGCACTCCCGCCATTGTCGCCGCATCACACGTCGGTTACAACGGCACCGTGCGCGGCGACAACATTCCGCGGCACCATGGCCCATTCCCGGAGGTCGAAGTGATGCGCCTGTTGCGCTTCCGTTCCCGGAGTTTTCCCTCGCCGGCGGCGTTCGCAGCCGCGCTGGTGTTGCTGCCCCTGCTGGGTGGCTGTCTGCAGCCCACCACGACACCCGCCGCGCGCCTGCTCGAGCTGGAGGATATCTACGGGCGCACCGCGCTCAACTTCTCCGGCTCGTACGTCCGTGGATTGCGCTGGCTGCCGGATGGCACGCACTATCTTGAGGTGCGCAACGGTTTGTCGATGCGTGTGGCCGCGGCCACCGGCGAAGCGGGGCCGGCCTACGATTACACCGCCGTGCAGCCCGCGCTCGTCAACAGTGGGGCGTTCACCGCAGCAGAGGCGTACCGCTTCGCGCGACGACCGACGCTGCACAGCGCCGACTACGAGGTGCTGATCTTTGTGCATCAAGGCGCCATTTGGCGCTACGATTTCGCGGATGGGCTGCTGTTGCGCCTGGCTGAGGCCGACCCGGAGCGCGAACTGCTGACGCTGAGCCCGGACAAGCAGCACCTCGGCTTCGTGCACGCGAATGACCTGTACGTGCTGAACATGAGCCATGGCAGCGTCCAGCGCCTCACGCACGACGGCGGCGACGAGCTCTACAATGGCAAACTCGACTGGGTTTACCAGGAGGAGCTCTACGGCCGCGGCAACTGGCGCGGCTACTGGTGGTCGGAAGACGGGCAAACACTCGCCTTCCTGCAACTCGATGAACGCCGCGTGCCCGTGCATACCATGGTCGACCACCTTCCCACGCCGCCCGAACTTATCACCTTGCGCTACCCCAAGGCGGGAGACGCCAACCCGGTTCCGCGCGTCGGCTTCGTGCGGCCGGCGGATGGCACGCTGGTATGGGCCGACCTGTCCGCTTACGACGCGGAGAATCTGCTCGTGCTGCCGCCGGCGTGGACGCCGGATGGCTGGTTCGTCGCACCCATGCAGGATCGCACGGCCCGCTGGCTCGAGCTCAACCTGCTGCATCCCGGTACCGGGCAGCGCCGCGTGCTCGTCCGTGAGGAACCGCCCACCGCCCCTGCGTGGGTCGAGCATCTTGGTCTGCCCCACTGGCTGCCGGATGGCTCGTTTTTGTGGCTCAGCGCGCGCGACGGCTGGCCACACCTGTACCACTACGCACTCGACGGTACGCTGCGCAACCGGCTGACCGCGGGCCCGTGGGAGGTTCGTGACGTAAAGGCGGTGGCGCATGAAGCGGGATGGGTGTATTTCAGCGGGACGGCCGACACTCCGATCGCGGAACATCTCTATCGTGTGCCGCTGGCCGGCGGCGAAATCGAGCGTCTGACCGCGCCAGGGTTTCATCACAGTGCGGTGGTCGCGCCGCAGGGGCAGTACTTCATCGACACCTTCAGCAATGCGAACACGCCACCGCGCGTGCAGTTGCACACTGGCACAGGCGCGCTCGTGCGGGTGCTGAGTGACAACCCCGTGGCGCTGCTGGCCGAGTATGATCTGCCTGCACCCGAGTTTCTCCGCATCACCGTGGACAATGGCCGCACGCTAAACGCGATGATCCTGCGCCCACCCGGACGCGCACCGGGAGAGCGGGCTCCGGTGGTGCACTTCGTCTACGGCGGGCCGCATATACCGACCGTGCACGATCGCTGGGGTGGGTCGAGTGGCATGTTCCAACGCATGCTCGCGCAGCACGGGTACCTTGTGTGGGTCCTTGACCCGCACAGCGCGAGCGGCGAGGGCTGGCAGAGCGCATGGCTGGCGGCGGACCGACTCGGTGTCACCGAGTTGGAGGATCTGGAGGCCGGCCTGCGGTGGCTGGGCGCACACGAAGCGGCCGACCTCGAGCGTGTGTGTATCCTGGGGCACAGCTACGGCGGTTATCTTACCTGTTACGCGCTGTCGCGCAGCGTGATGTTCAAGCTGGGCCTGGCCGCGGCTCCGCTGACGGACTGGCGGAACTACGACACGATCTACACCGAGCGCTTCCTGCGCACGCCTCAGGAGAACCCGGACGGCTACGAAGTGTCATCGGCAGTCGTCTCGGCGGAGAACCTGCGCGGGCGGCTGCTGATCGCGCATGGGATGCTGGACGAGAACGTGCACGTGCAGAGTACACTGCAGGTGGCGGACCAGTTGCAGCGGGCCGGCAAGCCGTTCGACCTCATGATCTACCCGCGGTGCGACCACGGACTGTCGAGCAACGGCGGGCATTGGCTGCGGCTGCGGTGGGAGTACATCCGGGACCACCTGTAG
- a CDS encoding metallophosphoesterase, which yields MDRILLYSVLIWTLAAGAGLVGAGLLIWRLHGAPQPFAWLLLRRELGLALLVTGLACVPLLIVGTVGRIFGFIHAIYAGLTLTMPLLGLALVFAVLPRAAPRTRGLLAIPTILALLPAVAGLYASKIEPTWLEIVAVDVPVANRPANSRPIRIVVLADLQFRTVTPYERGVIETALDQGADLILLPGDFVQADDAHFEAHRESYLELLRPLRDHPHVYAVLGNIDPPERTIRLLHEADLRLLNDDVIRVTIGDVRIALGGVDYWRQRARPSPVYRDLAATSADVRILMSHVPDGVFAARPEHAIDLIIAGHTHGGQVALPGFGPFLTFSAVPRAVAGGGLHAVNGQPIYVSRGLGVERGAAPPLRLFCRPELTVLTLRGTAPPASID from the coding sequence GTGGATCGTATTCTTCTGTATAGCGTGCTCATCTGGACCCTTGCGGCTGGTGCCGGGTTGGTGGGTGCCGGATTGCTGATCTGGCGCCTGCACGGCGCGCCGCAGCCGTTCGCCTGGTTGCTGCTGCGCCGTGAGCTGGGGTTGGCGCTGCTCGTAACCGGGTTGGCCTGCGTTCCACTATTGATAGTGGGTACGGTTGGCCGAATCTTCGGTTTCATCCATGCGATCTACGCCGGCCTCACACTCACCATGCCATTGCTGGGGCTCGCACTCGTATTTGCAGTGCTGCCCCGTGCCGCGCCGCGTACGCGCGGGCTGCTTGCCATTCCGACCATCCTGGCGCTCCTCCCGGCCGTTGCCGGTCTCTACGCATCCAAGATCGAGCCCACCTGGCTCGAGATTGTTGCGGTGGATGTCCCGGTTGCGAATCGGCCGGCGAACTCACGCCCCATTCGCATCGTCGTGCTGGCCGATCTCCAGTTTCGCACGGTGACACCCTACGAACGCGGCGTGATCGAGACCGCGCTCGATCAAGGCGCCGACCTCATCCTGTTGCCAGGCGATTTTGTGCAGGCCGACGACGCTCACTTCGAGGCCCACCGCGAATCCTACCTCGAACTTCTGCGCCCGCTGCGAGACCACCCCCACGTGTACGCGGTACTCGGCAACATCGACCCCCCCGAACGCACGATTCGCCTCCTCCACGAGGCCGACTTGCGGCTGCTCAATGACGACGTGATTCGTGTCACGATCGGCGATGTGCGCATCGCTCTCGGCGGTGTTGACTACTGGCGCCAACGCGCCCGCCCGTCGCCCGTCTACCGGGATCTCGCCGCCACTTCCGCCGACGTGCGTATCCTGATGTCGCACGTCCCCGACGGCGTCTTCGCTGCCCGCCCGGAGCATGCGATCGATTTGATCATCGCCGGACATACGCACGGCGGACAGGTCGCGCTGCCCGGCTTCGGGCCGTTTCTCACGTTCAGCGCCGTCCCACGGGCGGTCGCGGGTGGCGGTCTGCACGCGGTGAACGGCCAGCCGATCTACGTGAGCCGGGGGCTCGGCGTCGAGCGTGGTGCGGCCCCACCGCTGCGTCTTTTCTGCCGGCCGGAACTGACGGTACTCACCCTCCGGGGTACGGCCCCACCAGCGTCGATCGACTGA
- a CDS encoding sigma-70 family RNA polymerase sigma factor, which yields MVTDPCHETTLLLERLRQGDTSAAQQLLPLVYDELRSLAGRYFRRQRSDHTLQPTALVHEAFLKLVDQTDPQWNGRQHFFAVAAMAMRQILVNHALARKALKRGGGQRRVLLDDAIGSGARSDGLDVLALHDALERLKQVDERKHRLVELRFFAGLAVDEAAEVLGVSKTTAESDWRAARAWLNLELTRNA from the coding sequence ATGGTGACGGATCCGTGCCACGAGACCACACTCCTGCTCGAACGTCTCCGACAAGGCGACACCAGCGCAGCGCAGCAACTGCTCCCCTTGGTCTACGATGAACTGCGGTCGCTGGCCGGGCGCTATTTCCGCCGCCAGCGCTCTGATCATACTCTACAACCGACGGCACTCGTCCATGAGGCCTTTCTCAAGCTGGTGGATCAGACCGATCCGCAATGGAACGGGCGCCAGCACTTCTTTGCCGTGGCTGCGATGGCCATGCGACAGATCCTGGTGAACCACGCCTTGGCGCGAAAAGCCCTGAAACGTGGTGGTGGACAGCGCCGCGTGCTGCTGGACGATGCGATCGGTAGCGGTGCAAGGAGTGACGGACTTGATGTACTCGCATTGCACGATGCGCTGGAGCGGCTGAAACAGGTCGACGAACGCAAACATCGCCTGGTCGAACTGCGTTTTTTTGCTGGTTTGGCAGTGGATGAGGCCGCCGAGGTGCTGGGGGTCTCCAAGACCACCGCGGAGAGTGACTGGCGCGCGGCGCGGGCGTGGTTAAACCTCGAGCTGACTCGGAATGCCTAA
- a CDS encoding LemA family protein: MEPVVMAPLVGALLALVCITAALRAGRRQRLIDNLPTSKTSGVFIGLVELKGTAEAEHPLQSFLAELPCVHYEWSVAEHWSRTVTETYTDKDGKTRTRTRRESGWTTVANGGEQIPFYLRDDAGVVRVQPARAKLHTRTVFSQTCGRNDPLYYAKGPRRAIMNSDHRRRFAEEAIPLHAPIYVVGTARERSDIVAPEIRHDRDAPLFLISTRTEESVRGSYRLTYWLLTFLAVLLGTGGWIAADVLRDRAPAGRVPVYVAAGFGVLLVALLAWLWMAYNSMVDLRQRVRQGWANIDVQLKRRADLIPNLVAIVRGLRDHEQTLQTELAEFRSQLAATAPGAPGPDPHGCAALLRLTVERYPELRADDAFLRLQQELVATEQRIALARAYFNHIATFYNNRLETLPDRYVAALAGLQPQPLLAATDFERAPVTVRLVE; encoded by the coding sequence ATGGAACCCGTGGTTATGGCCCCCCTGGTCGGCGCCCTGCTGGCGCTCGTCTGCATCACGGCTGCACTGCGCGCCGGTCGCCGGCAGCGCCTCATCGACAACCTGCCCACCAGCAAGACCAGCGGCGTTTTCATCGGCCTGGTTGAACTCAAGGGCACGGCCGAGGCGGAGCACCCGTTGCAGAGCTTCCTGGCCGAGTTGCCATGCGTACACTACGAGTGGAGTGTGGCCGAGCACTGGTCGCGCACCGTCACCGAGACCTACACCGACAAGGATGGAAAGACACGGACACGCACGCGCCGTGAGAGCGGCTGGACCACGGTCGCGAACGGTGGTGAGCAGATTCCGTTCTACCTGCGCGACGACGCCGGGGTCGTGCGGGTTCAGCCGGCCCGTGCGAAGCTGCACACGCGCACCGTGTTCAGCCAGACTTGCGGCCGGAACGATCCGCTCTACTACGCCAAGGGACCGCGCCGCGCCATCATGAATTCCGATCACCGGCGCCGTTTCGCCGAGGAAGCGATCCCGCTGCATGCGCCGATCTACGTCGTCGGCACTGCCCGCGAGCGCTCGGACATCGTAGCGCCCGAAATACGCCACGATCGCGACGCACCGCTCTTTCTCATCTCGACGCGCACAGAGGAGTCGGTGCGCGGGAGCTACCGGCTCACATACTGGCTGCTCACCTTTCTCGCCGTGCTGCTCGGCACCGGGGGCTGGATTGCGGCCGATGTGCTGCGCGACCGCGCACCTGCCGGCCGTGTGCCCGTGTATGTCGCCGCGGGGTTCGGCGTACTCCTCGTCGCACTGCTCGCGTGGCTGTGGATGGCCTACAACAGCATGGTGGACCTGCGACAGCGCGTCCGGCAGGGGTGGGCCAATATTGATGTACAGCTCAAGCGGCGCGCGGACCTGATCCCCAACCTGGTAGCGATCGTCCGTGGATTGCGCGACCACGAACAAACGCTGCAGACGGAACTGGCTGAGTTCCGCAGCCAGCTCGCCGCAACGGCACCGGGCGCCCCCGGTCCCGACCCGCATGGCTGCGCCGCATTGCTGCGGCTGACCGTGGAACGCTACCCCGAATTGCGCGCGGACGACGCGTTCCTGCGGCTGCAGCAGGAACTGGTCGCTACCGAGCAGCGCATCGCGCTGGCGCGGGCCTACTTCAACCACATCGCCACGTTCTACAACAACCGGCTTGAAACGCTCCCCGATCGCTACGTAGCGGCATTGGCCGGTCTGCAGCCGCAGCCGCTGCTGGCGGCAACCGACTTCGAACGTGCACCGGTGACTGTGCGGCTTGTCGAGTGA
- a CDS encoding serine/threonine protein kinase, with amino-acid sequence MDLFAEVCGLDTAARQSVLEERCGADTELRSEVEALLAADAQAGGPIDGHGGPGEFLREQLEDLDLEHPTRLSTEAVTPVPDSTGQYRILRLIGEGGMGTVYEAEQANPRRMVALKAIRPAFVSSSTLKRFEFEAQILGRLQHPGIAQIYEAGAVSGGATARAFFAMEYVRGEPLDVYADQHDLSVAERLELVARVCDAVQYAHQMGVIHRDLKPANILVNEHGQPKILDFGVARSTEVDQHLGTVLTLAGQLVGTLPYMSPEQIGGRAHDVDTRTDVYALGVILYKLLTGRLPLELHECGLTQAAQRIRDEVPIPLGQIRRELRGEIETIVAKALEKHRHRRYQSAHALGSDLRRFLTGEPIEAKRDSAMYMLHMTLRRYRRTVWAGGLFVVLVLIFGVVAALQAESNRRLVLSERGTRVERELALVQAERERRRADDTAARLAAELATSSIERGRLLGLSGDMRSAETLLWKEFVDSPGNRLARWALWELYARQPRLLSLPTRVVDMRALTAHPDGHEVATGTEDHQILRWNLATMSGSGALLGHTGAIFDAHYLPDGEHLVSVSADGTARLWDLRTNREIAVLPHSAPLWTCAPSPDGRFVATGGDAGYVVIWDLRTGRCLLEEYAGGGQVRTLRSAALEADSWLLAIGTENGRLLLWELLSHAAVPDIAALELLRRRDFTGHTGSVSATAISPDGQTLVSGGTDRVVHFWDVATGIRRQTLAPSNGTIRALEFTEDGRTLAVGGWWTIDLFDAELGTRRTSFGLLGAVFDLALTPDGHIVSTDGSEFYGQLHVWELEPLRCLQQVRADELRTFSASASPEGHEFATGGEEPVVRLWDRATRTRTHELTGPTQPVTIVRYSDCGRWLAAGDRSGTVYIWDRATLTPIAKFYGLATSGAALAFSPDGAWLAYGRGNGRITLVSTAVWGEWLTIMSAPAEVIALTYTPDGKSLISTGRDRVIRVWDVPTGRERFWFHATYGTMPWCLAVAPDGRTLAVGTWLRTVELWDLQTRERVRTLHGHKQLVNSVAFQVIDDELVLASASNDGLLKLWDTESGECLATLDNNTGEIYHVAFAPHEPTLLAAGAGGWVGLWDLRYFERHIAGNALHWVVELHRRTEPTWSLIERAAWAERLQTRYWGLPSK; translated from the coding sequence TTGGACCTCTTTGCAGAGGTCTGCGGTCTCGATACGGCTGCCAGGCAGTCTGTGCTCGAAGAGCGGTGCGGCGCCGATACCGAGCTGCGGTCGGAGGTAGAGGCACTCCTCGCGGCCGACGCCCAAGCGGGCGGACCGATCGACGGCCACGGCGGACCGGGAGAGTTCCTCCGCGAGCAGTTGGAGGATCTGGACCTCGAGCACCCCACACGGCTGTCGACGGAAGCCGTAACTCCGGTTCCGGATTCAACCGGGCAATACCGCATCCTGCGATTGATCGGCGAGGGGGGGATGGGGACGGTCTACGAAGCGGAGCAGGCCAACCCGCGGCGCATGGTGGCGCTGAAAGCCATCCGCCCCGCATTCGTGTCGTCGAGCACGTTGAAACGCTTCGAGTTCGAGGCGCAGATACTCGGTCGCCTGCAACACCCGGGGATCGCACAGATCTACGAAGCGGGTGCCGTTTCGGGAGGGGCCACCGCGCGCGCGTTTTTTGCGATGGAGTACGTTCGCGGCGAGCCGCTAGATGTTTACGCAGATCAACATGACCTCTCCGTGGCGGAGCGGCTTGAACTCGTGGCACGGGTCTGCGATGCCGTGCAGTACGCGCACCAGATGGGCGTCATACACCGGGATCTCAAGCCGGCCAACATCCTGGTCAACGAACATGGCCAGCCGAAAATTCTCGACTTCGGCGTAGCCCGCAGCACCGAAGTTGACCAGCATCTCGGCACGGTATTGACCCTCGCGGGACAGCTCGTCGGCACACTGCCGTACATGAGCCCCGAGCAGATCGGGGGACGGGCCCATGATGTCGACACGCGCACGGACGTGTACGCACTTGGAGTCATCCTTTACAAGCTGCTCACCGGGCGTCTGCCGCTCGAATTGCACGAGTGCGGCCTGACTCAGGCGGCACAGCGCATCCGCGACGAAGTACCGATACCGCTAGGCCAGATTCGCCGCGAGTTGCGGGGGGAAATCGAGACAATCGTCGCCAAGGCACTGGAGAAACACCGTCACCGGCGGTACCAGTCGGCGCACGCACTCGGCAGCGATTTGCGCCGCTTCCTGACCGGTGAACCGATCGAAGCCAAGCGCGACTCGGCCATGTACATGTTGCACATGACGCTGCGGCGTTATCGTCGCACGGTCTGGGCGGGCGGTCTGTTCGTCGTGCTGGTGCTGATATTCGGTGTCGTGGCGGCATTGCAGGCCGAATCCAATCGCCGACTCGTCCTCAGTGAGCGCGGCACCCGCGTGGAACGCGAACTTGCGCTGGTCCAAGCCGAACGGGAACGACGCCGGGCCGACGATACCGCGGCGCGCCTGGCAGCCGAACTGGCGACCAGCAGCATCGAGCGCGGTCGCCTGCTGGGCCTGAGCGGCGACATGCGCTCGGCCGAGACCCTGCTCTGGAAGGAGTTCGTGGACAGCCCGGGCAACCGCCTCGCACGCTGGGCCCTGTGGGAGCTCTACGCGCGCCAACCACGGCTGCTTTCGCTGCCCACACGCGTCGTCGACATGCGCGCGCTCACCGCGCATCCAGACGGACACGAGGTCGCCACCGGCACTGAAGATCACCAGATTCTGCGCTGGAATCTGGCGACCATGAGCGGCAGCGGCGCGCTGCTGGGACACACCGGTGCGATTTTCGACGCCCACTATCTACCCGACGGCGAGCACCTCGTCAGCGTGTCCGCAGACGGAACCGCGCGGCTCTGGGACTTGCGGACAAATCGCGAAATCGCAGTTCTGCCACACAGTGCCCCGCTTTGGACCTGCGCACCGTCACCGGATGGCCGCTTCGTGGCGACCGGCGGCGACGCGGGTTATGTCGTGATCTGGGACCTGCGCACCGGCCGGTGCTTACTCGAGGAATACGCCGGCGGAGGACAGGTACGAACCTTGCGCAGTGCCGCCCTTGAGGCAGACTCGTGGTTGCTGGCGATCGGCACGGAGAACGGACGGTTACTGCTCTGGGAACTGCTTTCACATGCTGCCGTTCCGGACATCGCCGCACTCGAGCTCCTGCGTCGGCGCGATTTCACGGGTCACACCGGGTCGGTCAGTGCCACTGCCATCAGCCCCGATGGGCAAACCTTGGTCTCCGGCGGTACCGATCGCGTCGTGCACTTCTGGGATGTCGCCACGGGAATTCGCCGCCAGACCCTAGCACCGTCAAACGGAACGATACGCGCGCTGGAGTTCACCGAGGACGGTCGCACACTCGCCGTCGGCGGCTGGTGGACGATTGACCTCTTCGATGCCGAACTCGGCACGCGCCGGACCTCGTTCGGCCTGCTCGGCGCGGTCTTCGATCTCGCTCTGACCCCGGATGGTCACATCGTGTCGACCGACGGTTCGGAGTTCTACGGCCAACTGCACGTCTGGGAGCTTGAACCCCTCAGGTGTCTGCAGCAGGTGCGTGCCGACGAGCTGCGTACCTTCTCCGCCAGCGCCAGCCCCGAGGGCCACGAATTCGCCACGGGCGGTGAAGAGCCGGTTGTGCGACTGTGGGATCGGGCCACACGAACACGGACGCACGAATTAACCGGTCCCACCCAACCCGTAACCATCGTCCGGTACAGCGACTGTGGGCGTTGGCTTGCGGCCGGTGATCGGAGTGGCACCGTCTACATCTGGGACCGCGCCACCCTCACGCCCATCGCCAAGTTCTACGGCCTCGCCACCAGCGGCGCTGCACTCGCATTCAGTCCGGACGGCGCGTGGCTCGCCTACGGCCGCGGCAACGGCCGCATCACCTTGGTATCAACAGCGGTCTGGGGTGAATGGCTCACGATCATGAGCGCTCCGGCGGAGGTGATCGCGCTCACCTACACGCCCGACGGAAAATCGCTGATCTCCACGGGCCGCGACCGCGTGATCCGGGTCTGGGATGTGCCAACCGGCCGTGAACGCTTCTGGTTTCACGCGACCTACGGGACCATGCCGTGGTGCCTGGCAGTCGCACCAGATGGGCGCACGCTCGCAGTCGGCACATGGCTGCGAACCGTGGAGTTGTGGGATCTCCAAACGCGCGAACGGGTGCGTACACTGCATGGCCACAAGCAACTCGTGAATTCCGTCGCCTTTCAGGTCATCGACGATGAACTGGTGCTGGCGTCGGCGAGCAACGACGGCCTGCTGAAATTGTGGGATACGGAATCCGGCGAATGCCTCGCAACGCTCGACAACAACACCGGCGAAATCTACCACGTCGCATTCGCACCCCACGAACCCACCCTGCTGGCGGCTGGAGCGGGCGGCTGGGTCGGACTGTGGGATCTCCGCTATTTCGAACGACACATCGCCGGGAACGCGCTTCATTGGGTGGTTGAACTGCACCGGCGCACCGAGCCAACCTGGTCGCTCATCGAACGCGCCGCGTGGGCTGAGCGATTACAGACCCGGTATTGGGGTCTCCCATCCAAATGA
- a CDS encoding glycosyltransferase family 39 protein, translating into MRAIRSMDDPSPTKRTLPWRLRGVLVVLSLALLLPGTFGVSLTDRDEGWYAQVAREMHTSGDWLVPTYLGEPWLAKPPLLYWCIAASFHLFGETAFAARLVSVLAMTLTVQWVAGLTAELYGRRAAGFAAASFLTFGLTVIVGKLVLTDALLVLLVTAAAWLLVRGVRRGWTWWRALAFWMVCGLGLLAKGPAIVVFVGACGAALLLWRRGRRMLLVPRLWWVAPVALLIAAPWYVVVTLRAGDTLWQQFFGYEIGARLQGGAHGGGAPPGYFLVLSLAALLPWTALVPGALLEAWQRRKREPAAGLMLVWLVLPWLFLELVPSKLPHYILPCYVPLAILLGRMWARPRPTPPPRSQRWALVLWAGSVAGVGVVTGGLALYWQGPWTPAALLASGVLATGFVVASRALLRGQLHYGWRLALAGTIGFHAVLGVGVGPALESHRLSRNLAAAVNARTMPGDTVPFFACGYDEPTLFYYARLVGRAVGSDELRVAVTTGPPRVLVVAEPTRVALDWKPGPHAARYEGFNLGKGRWAVVWVLRTDDLIVDVTEPAR; encoded by the coding sequence ATGCGCGCGATTCGTTCGATGGATGACCCGAGTCCGACGAAGCGGACACTGCCATGGCGCCTACGGGGCGTGCTCGTCGTGCTGTCACTCGCCCTGTTGCTGCCCGGCACGTTCGGGGTCAGTCTGACGGATCGCGACGAGGGTTGGTACGCCCAAGTCGCACGCGAGATGCACACCAGCGGTGATTGGCTCGTGCCCACCTACCTCGGCGAGCCGTGGCTGGCCAAGCCGCCATTGCTCTACTGGTGCATCGCGGCCAGCTTTCACCTGTTCGGCGAGACGGCTTTCGCCGCCCGGCTGGTAAGCGTGTTGGCGATGACCCTCACGGTGCAGTGGGTCGCCGGTCTCACCGCCGAACTCTACGGCCGTCGTGCCGCCGGATTTGCCGCGGCTTCGTTCCTTACTTTCGGACTCACGGTCATCGTCGGGAAGCTGGTGCTGACCGATGCACTGCTCGTGCTGCTCGTGACGGCGGCGGCGTGGCTCCTGGTGCGTGGAGTGCGGCGCGGCTGGACCTGGTGGCGGGCGCTTGCATTTTGGATGGTGTGCGGATTGGGCTTGCTGGCAAAAGGGCCGGCGATTGTCGTGTTCGTCGGAGCTTGCGGAGCCGCCCTGCTGCTCTGGCGGCGCGGTCGGCGGATGCTGTTGGTGCCGCGCCTATGGTGGGTGGCCCCGGTGGCGCTCCTGATCGCGGCACCGTGGTATGTGGTGGTGACTCTGCGCGCCGGCGACACACTCTGGCAGCAATTCTTCGGTTACGAGATCGGTGCGCGGCTGCAAGGAGGCGCACACGGCGGTGGGGCGCCGCCGGGGTACTTCCTTGTGCTGAGCTTGGCCGCCCTGTTGCCATGGACCGCGCTCGTGCCCGGTGCTCTGCTGGAAGCATGGCAGCGGCGAAAACGTGAACCTGCTGCCGGGCTGATGCTCGTCTGGCTGGTGCTTCCATGGCTCTTCCTTGAACTGGTACCGAGCAAGCTGCCGCATTACATCCTGCCTTGCTATGTACCATTGGCGATCCTGCTGGGACGGATGTGGGCGCGACCACGCCCAACGCCACCACCCCGCTCACAGCGCTGGGCACTCGTGCTCTGGGCGGGCAGCGTGGCAGGTGTCGGTGTCGTCACCGGCGGACTTGCCTTGTATTGGCAAGGACCGTGGACCCCGGCCGCGCTACTGGCCAGCGGTGTGCTCGCCACGGGTTTCGTGGTGGCCAGCCGGGCGCTGTTACGGGGGCAATTGCACTACGGCTGGCGCTTGGCACTGGCCGGGACAATCGGATTCCACGCCGTGCTGGGGGTCGGGGTGGGACCCGCACTTGAATCGCACCGGTTAAGCCGCAATCTCGCGGCGGCCGTGAACGCTCGCACAATGCCAGGCGATACGGTGCCATTCTTCGCCTGCGGCTACGATGAACCGACCCTGTTCTACTATGCGCGCCTGGTTGGCCGTGCGGTTGGCAGCGACGAGCTGCGCGTCGCCGTCACGACAGGCCCGCCGCGCGTGCTGGTGGTGGCTGAGCCAACTCGAGTGGCGCTCGACTGGAAGCCGGGGCCTCATGCCGCGCGCTACGAGGGTTTCAATCTCGGTAAAGGCCGGTGGGCGGTCGTCTGGGTGCTGCGTACTGACGATCTCATCGTCGACGTCACGGAACCCGCCCGATAA